GTTAGCGCAGCTAGCAGGGGAGCAGGCACAGGTTTTAGAATCGCTTTTGGTGGAAACTGAATTACCTGTATCGATTACGCTGATGGTGGCGTTACCCAAAGGCAATGGATTTGATGAAGTTGTGCGGTGTTGTACAGAGTTGGGAGTAACTTGTATTGCACCAGTATTAAGCGATCGCACTTTGCTCGATCCTAGTCCTCAAAAGCTCGAACGTTGGCGGCGCATCGCTGCGGAAGCCGCCGAACAATCAGAGCGCTCTTTTGTGCCAACAATTTTAGAGCCTGTTGCTTTTAATACGGGTTTGTCATTGGTCATTGGTCATTTGTCATTTGCCAACAGTCAGCAATATATTTGTGAAGCGCGTGCTGAGTTTCCCCATTTAAAACATTGCTTACAGCACAAAGGACAAATGACAAGTGACAAAGGACAAGAAACCATTGTCATTGCTACTGGCCCAGAGGGAGGATGGACAACACAAGAAATTGAGAATGCGATCGCATCTGGATTTCAACCTGTTTCCCTTGGTCGCCGCATTCTGAGAGCAGTTACAGCCCCAGTAGTAGCATTATCCTTAATTACCGCAAGTTGTGAAGTATAAATGATTTATAGCTCACGCAAAAGTGATTTTGCGCGAGACATCACTCCATCCTGTATTTAAAGTAAGTGATGATTGAGCAAGTTGCGATCGCCTTTGACCATAAAGACTATCAAACAGCTGCGAAATTACTCAAACAGCTGCTAATAGAATCACCAGACAATCCTTGGGTACAATTTTATCTTGGTCGGTTGCATGAAGTATCCACAAAGTATCAGGATGCGGAAAAAGTTTATCGGCAACTGCTGCAAGACACGACAAATACCAAAATAGTGTCGCTAGCACGTCAAGGTTTGCAACGACTGCAAGAAATTGAGATTGAACAAAGACAAAGAGCCATTTCCCAAGCAAAATCTGAACCTAATAACACTGAACTTGGCGTACTAGTTTTAGAGCCACTCAGTAACGAGATGAAAACCGACGCATCTCGAAAATTTGCCCAGATTATGCAGCTAGATCCCTATACCGCACGGCTATTAATGCCAAGTCGTGGCTGGAGGTTGTACCGTACTGGACAAGTGGGAGAACTAAAATTTTACGGCAAACAGTTACAGCAGGCTGGTATTCCTTGCTTTTGGGCAACAATAGCTCAAATTCAGCAAATTCAAGTTTATCAAGTCAAACATTTTCAAGAATCTACCCCACAAGCTACTGTAGTTTGCTGTAATGATACAAATCAACTCGGTTCTCTCACCTTTGACTGGTCAGAAGTTACAGCCAGAGTAGTGGGACTATTGCCCATTTTTGAACAAGTTGTAGATGTCAATGCCCGCCGTAAACTGGAATGGAAAACTCAAACACAAGACTATGCTCAATTTTGTGATTTACACCTACCTGGTAGACGTTGCATTCTTCGATTTGATGATAACGGCTATGAATTCCAGCAAGGTTTAAAAATCATTCCCCAAGCTAGCCAAAATACAATCAGAATTAATTGGAATAGTTTATCAAGTTGGATTGACCAGCAACTACCTCAAGTTAAAATTTGGTCAGATTTCACATCATTTGCAGATACAACATTAGATCAAACAGAAATGTTGGGTCATATCAAGTCACATATTCATTTGCTTCGCAGGGAACAGACTAATTGGGACTCAGCTTTTCATTTATATAGTGGACTGGTGTTTCTTAAATAATTCGTAATTCGTAATTCAGTTACCTATTACCTAATACCCTTGGATTAGGCATTTTTCCTCTTTACGTCCTTCTCTAAGAGACGCTTCTCTACGTTTGTGTAGCATGTCAGAGAACTCGAATGCGCGTCTTTTGAGGTGTCCTACGGGTTAGCCTTTGGCATTCTCGTAGAGTAGTCGCTTTGCGTCTACGTTATAAAAATTGACTTTGGCAAAGATTTTTAGCCTTAGCTGAACTGTATTGATTCATTAACTACCTTAAAAAAGCAGTTCATAAATCAATCAAATGGGAGTACTATTCGCTTTTCTGAACTACAGCGATGTCTACGATGGTCACTGAGCTTGTCGTACCACTTCGTGGAAGCAAGCTACGCGGAGCGTCTCGTAGAGAAGTGTGGGCTACGCCTACGCACCCTTTTTCTTCCAGATATCAAAAGTTTTTCTTGGTGTCTTTGTCTGAGATTATCATCCGTTATTCCAGTTAGTGAAAAAATAATGATAAATTGCAGGTAAAACACTGACAGAGTGAATTAATAAAATGTAATCTACCTGAAACTTAATGTTTACTTAATAAATGATTTGTAACTCACAAATAGCAGAAGGTTGGCATGGGAAACTTAATTTAGTCTATGCCGATCGCCAGGGTGCAACCCAGTTAATTTACAATCAACAACAAGCGCCCCTGAAGGTACAACGCCCATTTTATCCAGAAGCGGAAAAAGTTTGTCATAGCGTAATTTTACATACAGCTGGGGGAATGGTGGGAGGCGATCGCTTATCCTCTAACATCCACCTCCAACCCCAAGCCCAAGCCTTAATTACTACAGCTGCTGCAAGCAAAATATATCGCAGCAATGGATTACAAGCTAGGCAAACCATCCAGATGCAAGTTGATCCTGGTGCTTGTTTGGAGTGGTTGCCGCAGGAGACAATTTTATTTAACGACGCGATTTATCGGCAAGATTTACGGGTAGAATTAGCAACCGGGGCCAGTTGGTTAGGCTGGGAAATTACCCGGTTTGGTCGCAGTGCTAGAGGAGAAAAATTCTTGCAAGGGGAATGGCGATCGCACACAGAGATTTGGCAGCAAAGCGTTCCTTTATGGATTGATCGGCAATGCTTACGAGGTAGCGAAGACATTTTCCACAGTCCCCACGGCTTGGCTGGAAAACCAATAGTAGGTAGTTTAGTTTGGGTTGGTGGTGCAGTTTCAGCAGAAATTGTCGAAAAAACACGGAGTTTATGGAATGGGGAAGGAGAAGTGGGTGCTAGCCGATTACAACATGGATTATTGTGCCGATATCGCGGTTCTTCTACTTCTGAGGTGAGAAACTGGTTTATTGATGTTTGGCAGTTGCTACGAGTTTCTTTTCTGAATCGTGGTAATTGTATACCAAGAGTGTGGCAGGTTTGAACAAACCGCAGAGGTGCAGAGAACACAGAGGAGATAAGAATGCAACTTACGCCGCAGGAAAAAGATAAGCTATTAATTTTTACTGCTGCTTTATTAGCAGAAAGACGTAAAGGAAGGGGTTTAAAACTGAATTATCCTGAAGCGATCGCTTATATTTCTGCTGCCATTTTAGAAGGAGCGAGAGATGGGCAAACTGTGGCTGAATTGATGAGTTATGGTACAACACTATTAACGCGGGATGATGTCATGGAAGGGATACCAGAAATGGTACATGATGTGCAAGTTGAAGCTACTTTTCCTGATGGTACAAAGTTAGTAACAGTACATAATCCAATTCGTTAATTTTGTAAGTTTGAATTTATTATGATTCCTGGGGAAATTATCACACCAGCAGGTGAAATTGAACTAAATGTTGGTCGTCCAACTATAAAATTACAAGTGTCAAATACAGGCGATCGCCCCATACAAGTAGGTTCTCATTATCACTTTTATGAAGTTAACACCGCCTTAAACTTTGACAGAGAACAAGCTAGAGGAATGCGCCTTGATATCCCCGCCGGAACCGCTGTCCGCTTTGAACCAGGCGATGAAAAAGAAATCATCTTAGTCCCCCTCGTCGGTACTCGCCAAGTCTACGGCTTCAACGCCAAAATTAATGGAAACCTCTAAAAACCCTCTGCGTACCTCTGCGCTTCCCTCCGCGTCTCTTTGCGTTAAAAAAAAGGATTTTATATGCCTTACAGAATGGATCGCCGCGCCTACGCTGAAACCTACGGCCCAACAGTAGGTGATCGCATCCGGCTTGCAGACACAGAATTATTTATTGAAGTTGAACAAGATTTCACAAGCTATGGCGATGAAGTGAAATTTGGCGGCGGTAAAGTTATCAGAGACGGAATGGGACAATCCCCCATTGCTAACGCTGATGGTGCTGTAGATTTAGTAATTACTAATGCCTTAATTCTCGATTGGTGGGGAATTGTCAAAGCGGATATTGGCATTAAAGATGGCAAGATTTTCAAAATTGGTAAAGCCGGAAATCCTTATATTCAAGACAATGTAGATATTATTATTGGCCCCGGAACTGAAGCCTTAGCTGGTGAAGGAATGATTCTCACTGCTGGTGGTATTGATGCCCATATTCATTTTATTTGCCCCCAACAGATTGAAGTTGCGATCGCTTCCGGTATTACCACCATGATTGGCGGCGGTACTGGCCCAGCTACGGGTACAAATGCCACTACTTGCACCCCCGGCCCTTGGAATATTTACCGAATGCTGCAAGCTGCTGATGCTTTCCCCGTCAATTTAGGATTTTTGGGCAAAGGTAACGCCAGCAAACCCCAAGGGCTTGTAGAACAGGTAGCCGCCGGTGCAATGGGGTTAAAACTTCATGAAGACTGGGGAACTACGCCCGCAGCAATTGATACTTGCCTCAGTGTTGCTGCTACTTATGATGTGCAAGTAGCGATTCATACTGATACCCTGAACGAAGCCGGATTTGTCGAAGATACGATCGCAGCTTTCAAAAATCGCGTCATCCACACCTACCACACCGAAGGCGCAGGCGGCGGACACGCACCAGATATTATCAAAGTTTGCGGTCAAGCCAACGTTTTACCATCTTCCACTAACCCCACACGTCCTTACACCCTCAACACCTTAGATGAACACCTGGATATGTTGATGGTATGTCATCACCTCGATCCTGCGATCGCTGAAGATGTGGCTTTTGCTGAGTCTCGCATCCGCCGAGAAACCATTGCCGCCGAAGATATTTTGCACGACTTAGGCGCATTTAGTATGATTTCCTCCGACTCTCAGGCAATGGGAAGAGTAGGCGAAGTGATAATTCGCACCTGGCAGACATCTCACAAAATGAAGGTGCAGAGGGGAATTCTTAACCCACAGGGAAACGAGCAAAAAGCAGATAATTTTCGGGCAAAAAGATATGTTGCTAAGTATACAATTAACCCTGCGATCGCTCATGGAATTGCTCAATATGTAGGTTCAGTGGAAGAGGGAAAATTAGCAGATTTATGTTTATGGCATCCCGCATTTTTTGGCGTGAAACCAGAGATAGTGATTAAAGGCGGAATGATTGCATGGTCGCAAATGGGTGATGCTAACGCCAGTATTCCCACACCGCAACCAGTTTATATGCGCCCAATGTTTGGTAGTTTTGCAGGGGCGCGTCATGCCACATCATTAACTTTTGTTTCACAAGCAGCTTTAGAGAACGAAATTCCTAGCCAGCTAGGTTTACAAAAGGCAGCAGTAGCAGTTTCTGGAACACGCCAATTGAGCAAGCGGGATATGAAGCTGAATGATGCACTACCCCACATTGAAGTAGATCCAGAAACATATCAAGTCAGAGCAGATGGTGAGTTGCTGATTTGTGAACCTGCGACAGTTTTACCAATGGCACAGAGGTACTTTTTGTTTTAGTTCATGAGCGAGCAACTTACTGATTACGATAGTTCTTGGAAAGAAGTCATCGAGCTATATTTTCCCCGCTTTCTAGAATTATTTGAGTTCCCTGTGGCGAAACTGTTGGACTATGAGCAAGGGTGGAAAACTTTAGAGTAAACTACCAATCCTTTTGGTGTAATTGTGATGGCACATCTCAAGACCAAGACAACGAAACGAAACTCAGAAAATCGGCCAGGATTAATTTGGCTCATGAGTTTTTATGGAAAAGTGGAAGTGCGTAGGCGTAGCCCGCACTTCGGCTGCGCTCAGTGACCGTCGTAGACATCGCTGTAGTTCAAAAAAGCGATACGATAAGACTTAAATCGCTCCAAATAGTAACATCTACATACAATAATGGAAAGATTGCTAAACATCCATATTGAAAAATTACCAGAAGGCGTTTATTTAGCAACATCTGATGAGCTTCAAGGTTTAGTAGCTCAAGGACGGACTGTTGCTGAAACTTTAGAAATTGCCCGTGATGTAGCGCGTAAGTTATTAGAAGCACAATCTCAGGATCAAGAACTAGATTATTTGCAACCAATAGCTGAACAATTTAACTATCCTTTAGTTGTAGGTGAGTAGTTTATTCATGGGACGGCTAGCTGGGTTTAGCTATAGACAGATTATCAAAATATTAAAAACCTTTGGCTTTGTTTTTCATCGTCAAGCCGCAGGGAGTCATGAAATCTGGTTTAATCCTGAAACTAATCGTTACACTACTATTCCCAATCATTCTGGTGATATGCCAGAAGGAACATTACGTGCAATTTTAAAGCAAACTGCTATTGAACCTGAAGATTTTCTTAACCGCTCTTAGTAATAAAGGGGATTTTTATTCATTTTGATTAAGCTTGTTCCTGCTGTTCTAACCAAGCTACTAAATCAGCAACTTCAGAAAAATCAAGCAAATCTTCTCCCAAATTTTCTAACTGTTCAGCAGATAAATTCCGAACCTGCTCACCTAACGATCCAGCGATATCACCAAAACGCCGTTTAAGTAGACAACTTATTAATTTAAAAGCTTCTTTTTGAACGATATCTTGATAAATTACAGATTCTTTCATAATATCCCCCCGTAAAAATTGCCGTACCAAATCCTTTTCAAACCACAAACCCGCCAAGCTAAATATTTACAAGCCTTGTCGTAACTCACCCTCTTCCTCTTCTTTTGACACAAAAAAACAGCCGCCTCCACAAGGGAAGCAGCTGTTTTACAAATTATGTAACTAGAAAGTATTAGTAATCGAAGTCGCCACCACCAGCACCAGCGCCAGCAGGAGCGCCGTCTTTTGGTTCAGGCTTGTCAACGATAATACATTCGGTTGTCAACACCATACCAGCGATGGATGCAGCGTTTTGCAGAGCAGAACGAGTCACTTTAGCAGGGTCAACAATACCAGCAGCTAACAAATCGACAAATTCGTTCGTTGCAGCATTGTAGCCAACGTTGAATTCTTTCTCTTTGACGCGTTCAGCGATCACAGCACCATTCTGACCAGCGTTTTCAGCAATCCGCTTCAGAGGTGCAGGTAAGGCGCGAACAACAATCAAAGCACCAATCAACTCTTCATCTTTAAGATTGCTCTTTGCCCAAACTTCCAATTCAGGAGCAAGGTGAGCCAGAGTTGTACCACCGCCAGGAACGATACCTTCTTCCACAGCAGCTTTGGTGGCGTTGATAGCGTCTTCTAGGCGCAGTTTCTTGTCTTTCATTTCGGTTTCAGTCGCTGCACCAACTTTCACGACAGCGACACCACCAGAGAGTTTAGCAAGACGCTCTTGTAATTTCTCTTTGTCGTAAGAAGATTCGGTTTCATCGATTTGACGACGAATCTGTTCGACACGAGCTTTAACAGCAGCTTCGTTACCTTCGGCAACAATTGTGGTGCTGTCCTTGGTGATGGTGATCCGGCGAGCTTTACCCAGGCTATCCAGCTTGGTGTTATCTAGCTTCAAACCAGCATCTTCGGTAATTAGTTGACCACCAGTTAAAACAGCGATGTCTTCTAGTAGTGCTTTGCGGCGATCGCCAAAACCAGGAGCCTTAACAGCAGCCACGTTGAGTACACCGCGTAAACGGTTTACTACCAAGGTTGCTAAAGCTTCTTTTTCGATATCTTCGGCGATAATTACCAAAGGACGACCAGCACGAGCTACTTGCTCTAACACTGGTACGAGGTCTTGTACCAAAGCGATTTTCTTATCGGTCAGCAGTATGAAAGGCTCATCAAAAACTGCTTCCATCCGCTCAGGGTCAGTAGCGAAATAAGGAGAGATGTAGCCTTTGTCAAAGCGCATCCCTTCAGTGATTTCCAACTCGGTGAACATAGATTTCCCTTCTTCTAGGGAAATTACGCCTTCCTTACCCACCTTGTCCATTGCTTGGGCAATCATCTGACCGACTTCTTCGTCATTACCAGCCGAGATTGCACCAACTTGGGCAATGGCTTTGGAATCTTCCACTGGACGGGCGTGTTCTTTGATTTTGTCTACCAAAAAGGCAGTAGCTTTATCAATACCACGCTTCAGGGAAATTGCGTTAGCACCAGCTGCAACGTTCCGCAAGCCTTCTTTGACGATCGCATGAGCTAAAACGGTAGCAGTTGTGGTGCCATCGCCAGCAGCATCGTTGGTTTTAGAAGCAGCCTGACGAATCAAAGCTACACCAGTGTTTTCAATGTGGTCTTCTAATTCGATTTCTTTAGCGATCGTTACACCGTCATTAACAATTTGCGGTGCGCCAAATTTCTTTTCTAGGACTACGTTACGACCTTTGGGGCCAAGGGTAACAGCTACAGCCTCAGCCAAGATGTCAATGCCTCGTTCTAAGGCGCGACGGGCGTTTTCGTTGTAGATAATGCGCTTTGCCATAATTGTTTTAGTTGTCCTTTGTCATTTGTCTTTTTTTCTTCGTCATTTGTCATTTGTCTTTTGTCATTGGCTAATGACTAATGACTAATGACCACTAAATAACGACTGCTAAAATATCTTTTTCAGAAAGCAGTACATATTCTTCGGTGCCGAGCTTGATGTCAGTGCCAGCGTACTTGGAGTACAACACTTTATCACCGACTTTAATTTCCAATTCCTGACGGCTACCGTCTTCGTTACGCTTGCCAGGGCCAAGGGCAACTACTTCCCCTACCTGGGGCTTTTCCTTGGCGGTATCGGGCAAATACAGACCACCTGCGGTCTTTTCCTCTGAGGCGTTCACTTTTACGAAAACGCGATCGCTCAAAGGTTTAACTGTAGAAACGCTTAAAGATAAGGCTGCCATAATTATTTTCTCCAGAGATTAGCACTCTCAACCCCTGAGTGCTAATTTACCTAAAATTGGCATCCAATGGCAAGAATTCCTTGAGTACGGGTTCCCGAACTAGAAGAGCGTTGATGTACTTAAGTATTAATGCCTAATTATTTATATCCTTCGGGTTCTGCTCTGTAAGTTACGTATATTTTTATATGGTCATAGGGAGTCGGGAGTAGTGAAGAGTTTTCCCAATGCCCAATTTTGAGAGACTCTGATCAGTACAAGTTGCCCAATGCCCCATTCTCTTCTCAGTCAACTTTTTTTGCAAAGCTGGGAAATTGTTATAGAACTGTAATCAGGGAGCTGCTCGATAAGTAACAATACAGTGATCCAGTCAACCCATCAAATCCCCAAAGCCACTAAATCTCTAGTAGAATATAATGCCCTGAGTAATTGTGTAGAAAGTTTTGGACTTGCAAAAATTCAGCGACACATTTTTATTTGCGCTGACCAGACAATTGCTAATTGCTGCTCAAAACGAGCTAGTCTGGAATCCTGGGAATACTTAAAAGAGCGACTTAAAGAGTTAAAACTTGATGAGTCGCAACAGAATTATTCCTTATGCGTCTACAGAACTAAAGCCAACTGCTTGCGCGTTTGTTGTTCTAGACGCATAATGGTGGTTTACCTTGATGGTGTCTGGTATCGCCAAGCAAACCTGGAAGTTATTGAGCGGATCATCCAAGAACACTTAATAGGCAATAAGGTGGTAAAAGAATATGCGTTTTTCAACCATCCTTTGCCAGAAACTTCCCTAGTTTATTGTGAACACCTCATAGAGGCTTAACAACCGAAGGATATGGAACAGCAGTAAGCTTTAAGAAAGTGCGGGTTGGTTTTGAGGTAGGGTCATCTTTAAGCCAATACTTACTTGTGAGTCAGAAGGATATTATTTAATCAGTGTTTTTTCGCCCGCCACTTTCAATGCGATATATAATAGCGCATTATAGATACTACTGCTATACGTATCCTTGCTGGACTTTTGCTATCGAGCTATTAGTCTCTTGAAAATGCTCGGCATTTTTGAGACTTCGAGACAGCAAAGGCAAGTTAAGTAGGAAAAAGGACAACATCTCGAAATAACCCACCATAGAGGATAAATATTCAAGACTTTGATGGACCGAAGCGCGACAAGTGCCACTGCTATGAAAGAGCCCAGCATGAAAGATCACAAACGACTTCTATTGATTGATGATGACCCTAACCTCATCTTGCTGGTGAAGGATTACTTAGAATTCCGGGGATACGAAGTCATCACCGCCGAGAATGGACGTGAAGCTCTGGAAATTTTAGAGCAAGATGTTCCAGACATGATTATCTGCGACGTGATGATGCCGGAAATGGACGGATATACTTTTGTGGAACAAGTCCGGCAAAACGAACGCACCAGTTGGATTCCGGTTCTTTTCCTTTCAGCTAAGGGACAAAGCGCAGACCGAGTTAAGGGTCTGAATAAAGGTGCTGATGTTTATATGGTCAAGCCCTTTGAACCAGAAGAACTCGTAGCCCAAGTTGAATCCTCGCTGAAACAAACTATCCGTTGGAAAGAACACCAAGCAAAAGGAGGCGAAAACGGTTCCCGCATCCAGGTTCCCTTCGATGTGCAATTAACCCCAACCGAACTGAAAGTAGTCCAGTTTGTCGCTAGGGGTTTAGCTAACCGGGAAATTGCTGAAGAACTAAATGTTAGTCAGCGCACGGTTGAAAGCCATGTGTCCAATATGTTGGGCAAAACCAATCTCCATAACCGCACTGAACTAGCGCGGTGGGCGATTGAAAATCAAATGGCCTAAAACCAGTAACGAGTGCTGAGTGCTGAGTGCTGAGTGTTTTTGACTCAGCACTCATAACTCAGGACTGAGAATTTAATTTACCAGCCATCTTCTTCAGGGCTGGATTGGTACAAAACTTCTAAATCCAGTTCATCTAGGTAAGTTAGGGCACTTTCAATCTGAGAAACAGTACCTCGCAGTTCCAGATCGAAGCAGCTATATTGTGGCACGTTTGCGCTTACCTGAGCATCAGCAATAATAACTGTGATCCCATAGTGAGAAACCAGTCGTGAAATGACTGGTTCCTCATGCAAGTCTTTAGGGATGCGAACCTGGATGCGAGTTTGGGTGCGTCTATTATCTAAAATATCTGTATTAGATTTTACTTCTTTATTTGGAATTGCCATTCTAGCTTTCTACTCGACTTCTGGGATGAGGGTTTTAGTTTGCACGATTTCTTTTAACACTAAGTCACTTATCCCACGCAGGCAAGCAAGAAAGTATTTACCTTTGCAAACCATTAATCTAGATACAAGTAGGTCAATCGCATCTTTTGGCCTGAAACCAGCCAATTCTAGCTAGATTCTTCTAATTCCTTGTGTCAAACCTGATTGAGATGCTCTTACCCTGGAAAAGTTGTCATCATCAATTTTCTGTCTTGGAGTTACGATCAATATAGTAAACGTTGTATCTGATATACAAAATCATGCTACCTTTTAAGAAAAAAATTGTGACTGATGAAGCCATGCGTCCGGTAGCAGTGTTGATTGATTATCAGGACTGGCAGCAAATTGAGAAGATATTAGAAGCTCATCAATCACAACAAAAACAAGAGTTTAATTTAAACCACTATGCAGGTGTAATTCAACTAACTCAAGACCCTTTGGAATATCAGAAGCAAATTAGGGATGAGTGGTGTTGACACAAGCTTTGATTTTTTTAGATACAAATGTAGTTTTGTACTTTTTGGGTGGTCGCTTGGTAAACCCACTATCATCAGGACAATATTTTATTTCAGTGATTACTGAGATTGAATTACTCTCTTATCCGAGTCTCAGTCTAGAAGAAGAAACACAAATTGTTGATTTTTTAAATAAAATTCCAGTTGTTGGTATTGATAATAATATTAAAAAGTTAGCA
The Nostoc punctiforme PCC 73102 genome window above contains:
- a CDS encoding type II toxin-antitoxin system VapC family toxin, coding for MLTQALIFLDTNVVLYFLGGRLVNPLSSGQYFISVITEIELLSYPSLSLEEETQIVDFLNKIPVVGIDNNIKKLAIAIWKQHKLRLPDAIIAATAKFLNATLFTNDVRLVNLTEINTQSVQIV